A window of the Tunturibacter empetritectus genome harbors these coding sequences:
- a CDS encoding bifunctional transcriptional activator/DNA repair enzyme AdaA, whose amino-acid sequence MTETMMMTSAAKSDVEVPSYFPGKQWQQVLGRDRSADGQFVYAVKSTKVYCKPSCASRRPSRKNVTFFPTPALAEAAGYRACLRCEPDRTEAKADPQAGAIAAVTEYMRENAGSETRTRLADVAKATGVGRLTILRGFKRVLGVSPGQYAKEARLERFKTKVREPKKVKAPITDAIYEAGFGSSSRLYEKSAATLGMTPRVMREGGAGLLIRYCTAASPLGRMLVATTDVGICSIAFGKDDKELIAGLREQFSKAQLVVAKGNTGWLADAVAFVASQLGEHPLAATFPLDVRATAFQQRVWKALQAIPRGETRSYSEVALQLGAPTASRAVAGACGANPIAIAVPCHRVVGKDGAITGYRWGVQRKRRLLEAERA is encoded by the coding sequence ATGACAGAGACCATGATGATGACCAGTGCAGCGAAGAGCGATGTGGAGGTTCCGAGTTACTTTCCCGGGAAGCAGTGGCAGCAGGTGCTGGGGCGGGATAGGAGTGCGGATGGGCAGTTTGTGTATGCCGTGAAGTCTACGAAGGTTTATTGCAAGCCGAGTTGCGCGAGCCGGCGGCCTTCGCGGAAGAATGTGACGTTCTTCCCTACCCCGGCCTTGGCTGAGGCTGCTGGGTATCGTGCTTGTTTGCGATGTGAACCCGATAGGACTGAGGCGAAGGCCGATCCGCAGGCGGGTGCGATTGCGGCGGTGACTGAGTATATGCGGGAGAATGCGGGCTCGGAGACGCGGACGCGGCTGGCCGATGTGGCGAAGGCTACGGGCGTGGGGCGGTTGACGATTCTGCGTGGGTTCAAGCGGGTGCTGGGGGTGAGTCCAGGACAGTATGCGAAGGAGGCTCGGCTGGAGCGGTTCAAGACTAAGGTGAGGGAGCCTAAGAAGGTGAAGGCTCCGATTACGGATGCTATCTATGAGGCGGGGTTTGGTTCGAGCAGCAGGCTGTATGAGAAGAGTGCGGCGACGCTGGGGATGACTCCGCGGGTGATGCGGGAGGGTGGGGCCGGGTTGCTGATTCGATACTGCACGGCGGCTAGTCCGCTGGGACGGATGCTGGTGGCGACGACGGATGTGGGGATCTGCTCGATTGCTTTTGGGAAGGATGACAAGGAACTTATTGCTGGGTTGCGGGAGCAGTTTTCTAAGGCGCAGCTGGTGGTGGCTAAGGGAAATACTGGTTGGCTGGCAGATGCTGTGGCGTTTGTTGCGAGCCAGCTGGGGGAGCATCCGCTGGCGGCTACGTTTCCGCTGGACGTGAGGGCTACGGCGTTTCAGCAGCGGGTTTGGAAGGCACTGCAGGCGATTCCGCGGGGAGAGACGCGGAGCTACTCGGAGGTGGCGTTGCAGCTTGGTGCGCCGACGGCTTCGCGTGCGGTGGCTGGGGCTTGCGGGGCGAATCCGATTGCGATTGCGGTGCCTTGCCATCGCGTGGTGGGGAAGGATGGGGCGATCACTGGGTATCGTTGGGGCGTGCAGCGGAAGCGGCGGCTGCTGGAAGCTGAGAGGGCGTGA